The Anaerohalosphaeraceae bacterium genome has a segment encoding these proteins:
- the gyrA gene encoding DNA gyrase subunit A, producing MDETKTEFPERFEEKQILDELKTSYLNYAMSVIVSRALPDVRDGLKPSQRRILVAMNDLNLGPRSKHRKCAKIVGDTSGNYHPHGDQATYGTLVRMGQDWNMRVLLVDPQGNFGSIDADPPAAMRYTEARLTQAAMDMLEDLKLDTVDFVPNYDETRTEPVVLPSKFPNLLVNGASGIAVGMATNIPPHNVGEVCDALLLMIDDPDCGFKDILEKLPGPDFPTGGIICGRKGILDAYVTGRGHLKVRCRSHIETTSKGKTRIVITEIPYQVVRANVVAKIAECVRDGTIDEIADLRDESDRKGMRIVVELKKDADSHVVLNKLYRYTPLQTTFAVNNVALVNNRPETLNIKQMLKLFISHRLTVIRRRTRFLLRKCRSRAHILEGLILAVSDIDEIIALIKASPDAPTAKENLMKKPLRLAETETLKRILPEAFVTERSRQDQFLTGPQADAILTMQLQRLTGLEIEKLAKEYAEVAEKIADYEALLANRNLQLDVIREDLYEIKEKYKDPRRTEIITEEADEPDLEDLIADEETLVMISHGGYIKRTPIDAYRKQGRGGKGVIASDTKEGDFIEHLFAASTHDTILFFTNRGICHWLKVYHIPEMSRQSKGRNLVNLLQLDPQEKIASILNVRTFDDTRQLVMATRNGLVKKTVLSAYGNPRSSGVIAIKLDENDDLIGAAITSGEDEIILGTRDGMAIRFSETQVRSMGRVSRGVQGIRLRPGDEVVDLVIAEPNSSLLTVCENGYGKRTPIEEYRPQNRGGLGLINIKTTERNGKVVALKTVHDEDELMLITANGMMIRTGLEQIREIGRNTAGVRMITLKEGDKLVAAARIVPEDKEPPTSSEPKSQTKESGEASEENS from the coding sequence TCGGCGATACAAGCGGCAACTACCACCCGCACGGCGACCAGGCGACCTACGGCACGCTGGTTCGAATGGGGCAGGACTGGAATATGCGGGTATTGCTGGTGGACCCGCAGGGCAACTTCGGCAGCATTGATGCGGACCCGCCTGCGGCGATGCGTTATACAGAAGCGCGGCTGACGCAGGCGGCGATGGACATGCTGGAAGACCTGAAGCTGGACACGGTGGATTTTGTGCCGAACTATGATGAGACGCGGACGGAGCCGGTGGTGCTGCCGTCGAAATTTCCCAATCTTCTGGTTAACGGGGCCAGCGGAATTGCGGTCGGAATGGCGACAAATATTCCGCCGCACAATGTGGGGGAGGTCTGCGATGCGCTGCTGCTGATGATTGACGACCCGGACTGCGGGTTTAAGGATATTCTGGAAAAGCTGCCGGGGCCGGACTTTCCGACGGGGGGCATCATCTGCGGCCGCAAGGGGATTCTGGATGCGTATGTGACGGGCCGCGGACATCTGAAGGTGCGGTGCCGTTCGCATATTGAGACGACCTCGAAGGGCAAGACGCGGATTGTGATTACGGAGATTCCGTATCAGGTGGTGCGGGCCAATGTGGTAGCCAAAATCGCCGAATGTGTTCGGGACGGCACGATTGATGAGATTGCAGACCTTCGGGATGAGTCGGACCGCAAGGGCATGCGGATTGTGGTGGAACTGAAGAAGGATGCCGACAGCCATGTGGTGCTCAACAAGCTGTACCGCTATACGCCGCTGCAGACGACCTTTGCGGTGAACAATGTAGCCCTGGTGAACAACCGGCCGGAGACGCTGAACATCAAGCAGATGCTGAAGCTGTTTATCAGCCATCGGCTGACAGTGATTCGGCGGCGGACGCGGTTTCTGCTGCGCAAATGCCGCAGCCGGGCTCATATTCTCGAGGGGCTGATTCTGGCGGTCAGCGATATTGATGAGATTATTGCACTGATTAAGGCCTCGCCGGATGCGCCGACGGCCAAAGAGAATCTGATGAAAAAACCGCTGCGGCTGGCGGAAACCGAGACGCTTAAACGCATCCTGCCGGAGGCGTTTGTGACGGAGCGGAGCCGGCAGGACCAGTTCCTGACAGGGCCGCAGGCGGATGCGATTCTGACGATGCAGCTGCAGCGGCTGACGGGGCTGGAGATTGAGAAACTGGCCAAGGAGTATGCGGAGGTTGCCGAGAAGATTGCGGATTATGAGGCGCTGCTGGCCAATCGGAATCTTCAGCTGGATGTGATTCGGGAGGACTTGTACGAAATCAAGGAAAAGTACAAAGACCCGCGCCGGACGGAGATTATTACGGAGGAGGCGGATGAGCCCGATTTGGAGGATTTGATTGCAGATGAAGAGACGCTGGTGATGATCAGCCACGGCGGGTATATCAAGCGTACGCCGATTGATGCCTACCGCAAGCAGGGCCGCGGGGGCAAAGGAGTGATTGCGTCGGACACCAAGGAAGGGGATTTTATTGAGCATCTGTTTGCGGCCTCGACACACGATACGATTCTGTTTTTCACGAATCGGGGGATTTGCCACTGGCTGAAGGTCTATCATATTCCGGAGATGTCGCGTCAGAGCAAGGGGCGGAATCTGGTGAACCTGCTGCAGCTGGACCCGCAGGAGAAGATTGCCTCCATTCTGAATGTGCGCACGTTTGATGATACACGGCAGCTGGTGATGGCGACGCGGAACGGTCTGGTGAAAAAGACCGTGCTGTCGGCCTACGGCAATCCGCGCTCCAGCGGCGTGATTGCGATTAAACTGGATGAGAATGACGATTTGATCGGGGCGGCAATTACCAGCGGGGAGGATGAGATTATTCTGGGCACGCGGGACGGGATGGCGATTCGATTCTCGGAAACGCAGGTCCGCTCGATGGGGCGGGTCAGCCGCGGGGTGCAGGGGATTCGGCTCCGTCCGGGGGATGAGGTGGTGGATTTGGTGATTGCCGAGCCGAACAGTTCGCTGCTGACGGTCTGTGAGAACGGTTACGGCAAGCGGACGCCGATTGAGGAATATCGGCCGCAGAATCGCGGCGGGCTGGGTCTGATTAACATCAAGACCACGGAGCGCAACGGGAAGGTTGTGGCCCTCAAGACCGTGCATGATGAGGATGAGCTGATGCTGATTACCGCCAACGGAATGATGATTCGCACGGGGCTGGAGCAGATTCGTGAAATCGGCAGAAATACGGCCGGCGTCCGAATGATTACGCTCAAAGAGGGCGATAAGCTGGTGGCGGCGGCGCGGATTGTGCCGGAGGACAAAGAACCGCCGACATCGTCGGAACCGAAGAGCCAGACGAAGGAATCCGGGGAGGCGTCTGAGGAGAATTCATGA